GCAACGTCAAATCGAGCTACATTCCGTGGACAAACGTATAGTAGAGCTACAAAGCCGGATCCATAAAAAACGTAATCTCAATGTGCAAAATTATAAGGTTCAAGCCAGCAAAGACGACTCAAGCGATCATCAGAATAATAATCCTAGCGCAGCAATATCGAATGTTACACTACATATGCGGTCAGTAATTGAAGTTTAACTTAAATTTATTTAATCGCAGCATTCATCTATAATTTTTTGTCATTTATTCTAGCTCGGCTTCGACGAACGCTATTTCCTCTAATATACGCAGCTTGAGTCGTGGCAATATAGTCGCCGTTGAACCTTTCAGTCATGTGCCTACAAAATCATTACTCGGTGGCGCATCTTTTACGTCTTCGCAAGCGGCTATGGCTGTGCCAAATGACAAACTATTTCAAAATTCTCTGTCACAAACTGTTTTTGATAAGCCTGATCCGGTCAAAAATCAGAATCAACCTGTTCAGCATCAACGTCATCcgcaacaaaaaccacaacaacagcaaacataTCAGGTACAGCAGCAATCACATCATCccgtacaacaacaaaatgtgAGCCAAAAAGAATCAATTTTCGAAAATGATCAACTGGAAGATAATATGCTCTTGGGAGCAGAAAGCGACGAAAAGAAACTAGCTGCGAGACAGCAGAAACAGTCGCAGTTACGAATTGATCAACATGATTTATATCGACCGTGTTATCAAGATAATGTCAACACTTTCAATCCTTTGCAACAAGACAACGGGGATGAGATTCTGTCTCTAATGAATAAGGTTACCAATAGAGAATTTGAACTTCTTGCTCAAACACAAGATTACGAGAATGAACATAATAATTGTGAAACAATAGAAGCAGAGAATACTCCGGTAGAGAAGACGGAGAAATTCCGTGATTTAGACAAAGGGCAACATTATCAATTTGCATCGGAAAATGTGAAGTCGATCAGCGTTTTAGCTACACACGGTTCTAACACAACAGATGAAAATCCTCCAGAAAGCAACGTATTTGGTAGCAAGCAGACATATCATTTTCTTCAGAACATTCCTCTGGGAAATTTGGTTGTACCACCAAGAAAACCAGTAAATAGTGTTGCTCCTACGCTGGCAATGAATTTCATGACACCGTCAACATCCATTGGAAACGAATCAACGAGAGGAAAGCCCAACGATGGTGGTCGGAGGAATGTGTCCAGCCACAATCAACTGATTTTTAATGATATACAGATAGCAAGCATGACAAACCGGCCAGCTCTTCCCCCTAAACCAGTAAAATCCAACATAGGAGTTTTTAGTAAAAAATCATCTAACCATGCAAACGAAGAGAGCGACTCTGAATGCACTGGTATAAGCACGGTACAACAAGCAATGGATTCAAAAACTGACGAGGTCTCAAGCGACATTACGGATACATCGCACGTAGCCTGCAAGCTGGCACCAGCAAACGATAAGCAACCTATCAAGGCGAAACCTCTCACCATAAAAAAACATCCTTTTCTAGAACAACCTAAACTGAAGAGCTTGGCAAACTCCGGCGTTAACAGTATCTCTAACTCTAGTGGTGTTAGAAAGTCGTCATCGCCAAGCTTTACAGTAAATACTACTCAACAGCAGCTATCAATTAAATGGAATGAAACTTCTGGCACTGTTGCAAGTGGAAACATGGAGAAGTCGCTTGAAGAAAATGATAATTCCAATGATAGACAGCATAACGACAACGTGCTCGATAAATCTGCTCACTCATTTGAGCGACATAAGAAATTGAAGTGCAGTAGTAACGCAGAAGATGGAGTTAATGTGATCGCTCGTAGAAAGCGTAACTTTGTATCATTATTAACTTCGAACGAAGTAATTGATGAGCCTATTGATACTAATGATTCTGGGCCAGAAACAGGAGATATTGTCCTGCTGTCAACTACAGGATGTAGACAAAAGTTGTCACGACGAGTAAGTTTTGATCCGTTGGCCTTACTTTTGGATGCTAGCTTGGAAGGAGAACTCGAATTAGTTGAGAAAACTGCAATGCAGGTAGGATTGTTTTCATAATATTCAGTGTTTATTTATATCTACGTACCGATGAATTACATATTATAAATGATTTGGAAATCGATTGTTAGGTAGGTGAGGTTCTCGACAGCTTCGAACTGGGGTTGAAGAAGATATTCCCGGAGGTCCCCGCTTCAGAATCGCAAAGTGCTCATTATGATCTCAAGCCGAAAAGTGAGAATGCTAGCCCATCCACCTGGCGCAGTTCCTTGGTGATAGCAAAGAGACTAGAGAGACTCTTCATTCATCATTTCATTAAATCTTATTCCTACTTATCACTTTCAGCGCTATCTCAGTGGCTCTCGTTTATTGCATTCATTATTTAAATAGCAAACTTTACATTGAAATTGCATGATACCATACACAATTTTACTTACCTTTTTTAGTTGAGGGATTTCAAGTAGCCTTGAAGGCaatgaaaagagagagggtaTGTGCTTCTCTAGGACTCATTATTCTCTTCTAAAATGTGTCTAATGGAGAAAAATTGATCTGAGGTGGACTACCTCTGCCGAATCGTTTCTGGCAGTTCTCACCTATCTTGTCTTGGCGTAATTGTCAAATATTTTCTGAGCCGTAGGGAGAATAAGGAGGGAGTAGGCGGTAATGTAACACCATCATACTTCTATGGTTGTAGCGGCAATTTATCTCCCTTCTTGATTATAGGATATATTACATGACATTGTGTAACTATCTCATTTCCactatttcaatttcatacCGATATGTTTCATATTATGTTTTCAGGTAACCAACCCTAGCGCTGCCAATGATGAAGGAATTACAGCCTTGCATAATGCTATATGTGCCGGGCATTTTGAAATTGTCAAGTAAGTTGCGAAATTAATCATTATTATTGGTAGTATCTGTTTATAGCCATATAGTGACACGCATGCCATGTCGCTGATATTTGGTtatacaaaaccaaaaaagaatTTTGAACGTTTAAAAACAGCTTCCTAAAAATGTAGTGCCTTGGTGTCATAAAGTATATGTTACATTCAGAGATGCACTGTTTCCGATGTatctttaaaataaaaatcaaaatgaagcAAGTACGATGAGAACATAAACTAAATTCAGTAATGGCATCCTTTCTTTTGACTTaggttttgaatgaaaatcaGAAAAAACTGATTTTCGGAAATTATCTTATTATCTTATCTTAGTATAATAAAAGTCAATCAGCATATTACGAAAATGGTGGCATTTTTTGCAACACCCTTCAGAACACTCGGCCTGAGTATATTTCCATGCAGTAAATACGGTTGTGCCTAGTTATTTCCCTAATAATAAAACGCATGCAAAACCGCTTCAGGAATACCGCTGCAAAATCTCCAATTCGATCGATATAGCTATTTTCCTATAGCATTTTCTTAGCTTCTATCGATATAGCGATATAGCAAGTCTATATATGGACAGAAAAGGTCGTGCAATATCTAGAACTGCAAGATAGTCAGCCAAAGACTTCATTTACAGCAAACTATGAATGGTTACGTTGAATATTGAAATCGATTGTACGtggtttcagttttttttctttttatatagGTTTGCATTTTAATACATAATAAACACGAAATAAATTTATGACAAATTAATCTATATGTTATGTATTTGTTTGGATTACTATATGTTTATATATATGCAATTTTATGCAACGATGCAACGTATAATCAACAGGTTCCTTGTTAACTTTGGCTGCGATGTGAATGCTCAAGACTCCGATGGTTGGACCCCATTACACTGTGCAGCTAGTTGTAACAATCTTCCAATGGTTAAATTTTTAGTAGAATCTGGCGCCTGTTTGTTTGCAGCAACATTATCTGATCATGAAACGCCTGCAGAAAAGTGtgaagaggatgaggaaggGTTCGATGGTTGTTCAGAATATCTTTACAGTAAGTAAAAGTTTAGataaccgaaaaccgaattgTTATTTatatcaaaaaataaaaacaatttcctGTTTTTCGTTATAGGTATTCAGGAGAAGTTGGGCATCTTGAACAATGGCGAAGTGTATGCTGTATTTGCTTATGAATCTCAACAATCAGATGAGTTGAGTTTTTATGTTAATGATAAGTTAACCATTCTACGTAAAGGAGATGAAACTGAGCGCGAATGGTGGTGGGCACGGGATATCACAACTAAGGAAGGCTACGTTCCGCGAAATTTGTTGGGTGTAAGTATGCAtttgttgatgaaaatttacttgatgaacgaaaaaaatgtTACAGTCGATATTCTCttgtttattttacttttttgattttttttcagttACATCCTCGATTGACACAATAGTATCCTAACAAACAAAGATAAGAAATGTGTTGGGTGTGCTTTTTCTGTATTTTAATGCAACATCTCTTCTTTTGTTATATGCAATGTTAGTATAATGATAAAGTTGAGTAAAACCTGATATAAAGCGAATAAAAAGCTGATGAAGCAACAAGTATTTGGCAAAATAGAACTAATAACCCGAAATGCTTTTAAACTACAGTTCAGAGTAATTGGAAAGTATAAATTGTACCACCTGATTTAGATTTTGTTTCTTCGCCACTCAAGGTAGCGTCGCAGCACACACTACCACCGAAGCGTACGAAAATGCGCGAATCTCGAATTCTCTGGTGTTGGTACAGTTGCAGCGCACAGATTGTGGTTACGGTCCACAATCTGTGCGCTGGAGAAGTATACGGTCAATGCTACCCGCATCCTCTGACTTGTCGTCGATTATCCCGTAGCGGCTAAGGTTGGTCGGGACGGATAGATGAGAAACTGCTCATCCATCAATGGTATTAGTTTGTTAAATGGATAATATGTGTTCTAAATATATCGACAGTAGAAAATAGTGAAAAGTTAATCATTAGTTTGAGTACAATTTCGGGATTCAAGCGTTTACGTTGATCCCAACGCACTTTAACTGGAATCATCCTGACCAAGGCCCATCGTGCAGCAGGGGTAAGGGCGACCGGTAAGTTGATGGGCTGTTCTGGCGGTTGATGCGGTCGAAACGGTAGGTCATCTCCGATCTCAGACGAGGCTGCCTGCCGAGGTAGCCCAGTACGTTTTCCGTGAGCTAGATGCACCAAATGTGGTACGGTAAAACACATAAACAGGATTGAATATTAGTGACGGATGGTTACTTGCGCTGGCCATCGCCTACATTCTCATACCTCCCCAGCATGAATGTCCGTAGCTGGGACAGGATCCTGATAGTATACCCAACAGGAAGATGCAAGGAAATAAGGATGAGAACGAAACATGGATTATTGacttcagttttttttaatacagGGGACGTGGAGAAAGCTCAAAACCGTtcggcaaacaaaattgaatcaattggAGCCCAATAGGGAATTCTTTAATCATATCGTTTACTTTCCTTAACCTCTTGGGAAATTCTTTGATTGTGGAATTTGAAAGGTTCCGCCATCACAGATCGTTCATGAAGTAACCAATGTATTGTGTATTATTTCATCCAGAGTCTTCCCTTAACTCAACCACTCCGTTATTGTACAACTTATGatattattactattttgtAATAGTAATTATTACTGTTTTGTAATAGGAAAACTCTCCCAGAGTTTAGTTTCATTTAGGTGCAACATGCTTCATGCGTACCTCACTTCAACACGGGTAGTTTGTTAGTAAAGTTTGTAAATACGCATTAATTATGACTTCCTATAACTGCGTTTCTACCGTAATGAAGTCCATATGAACGATTTGCGATAGAAAAAGATAATACCTCATATCTGTTCCATACGATGTGAAAATAACAATTCGATGGTCATCATGATAAACCAAGCCCTGCTGTATATTAATGTTGGCAATAAACAACGATACTTCATTatttgatgaaatcgatcaGCATAAAATATGGTGCTGTATGGTAACTGCTAGTCAACTGTTGGGATAGGTAGCAATTCCATTATCTCTACAGCCTACCGTGTCTGTTCATTCCATTTTAGTAGCATGATTGCTCTCTTTTGCAGAACagttttgattattgattta
The sequence above is a segment of the Anopheles darlingi chromosome 2, idAnoDarlMG_H_01, whole genome shotgun sequence genome. Coding sequences within it:
- the LOC125948369 gene encoding uncharacterized protein LOC125948369, whose translation is MQIGENFQLHDRLSAAELRLMAMRQQQQIDTQQQMLAAKEQRLRFLKTQESRAAVTVAETERLHRLRERVEAQESKLRRLRALRGQVDLQKTYNVTLGNDLDSIRALFSEKEKELTLAVAKVEALTRQLEDLRRNRRGGIGSHGFIGQNTSNGVLSPAAKELEKLRLELQYRNQLSLQQNARLNMQREVLQQRQIELHSVDKRIVELQSRIHKKRNLNVQNYKVQASKDDSSDHQNNNPSAAISNVTLHMRSASTNAISSNIRSLSRGNIVAVEPFSHVPTKSLLGGASFTSSQAAMAVPNDKLFQNSLSQTVFDKPDPVKNQNQPVQHQRHPQQKPQQQQTYQVQQQSHHPVQQQNVSQKESIFENDQLEDNMLLGAESDEKKLAARQQKQSQLRIDQHDLYRPCYQDNVNTFNPLQQDNGDEILSLMNKVTNREFELLAQTQDYENEHNNCETIEAENTPVEKTEKFRDLDKGQHYQFASENVKSISVLATHGSNTTDENPPESNVFGSKQTYHFLQNIPLGNLVVPPRKPVNSVAPTLAMNFMTPSTSIGNESTRGKPNDGGRRNVSSHNQLIFNDIQIASMTNRPALPPKPVKSNIGVFSKKSSNHANEESDSECTGISTVQQAMDSKTDEVSSDITDTSHVACKLAPANDKQPIKAKPLTIKKHPFLEQPKLKSLANSGVNSISNSSGVRKSSSPSFTVNTTQQQLSIKWNETSGTVASGNMEKSLEENDNSNDRQHNDNVLDKSAHSFERHKKLKCSSNAEDGVNVIARRKRNFVSLLTSNEVIDEPIDTNDSGPETGDIVLLSTTGCRQKLSRRVSFDPLALLLDASLEGELELVEKTAMQVTNPSAANDEGITALHNAICAGHFEIVKFLVNFGCDVNAQDSDGWTPLHCAASCNNLPMVKFLVESGACLFAATLSDHETPAEKCEEDEEGFDGCSEYLYSIQEKLGILNNGEVYAVFAYESQQSDELSFYVNDKLTILRKGDETEREWWWARDITTKEGYVPRNLLGLHPRLTQ